Proteins encoded in a region of the Augochlora pura isolate Apur16 chromosome 4, APUR_v2.2.1, whole genome shotgun sequence genome:
- the LOC144468542 gene encoding histone H2B — MPPKVSGKAVKKAGKAQKNINKTDKKKKRRRKESYAIYIYKVLKQVHPDTGISSKAMSIMNSFVNDVFERIAAEASRLAHYNKRSTITSREIQTAVRLLLPGELAKHAVSEGTKAVTKYTSSK; from the coding sequence ATGCCGCCGAAAGTTAGTGGTAAAGCCGTGAAGAAGGCTGGTAAAGCTCAGAAGAATATTAACAAAACcgataagaaaaagaagaggaggaggaaggaaaGCTACGCAATTTACATCTACAAGGTGCTCAAACAAGTTCATCCTGATACTGGAATCTCCAGCAAGGCTATGAGCATCATGAATAGTTTCGTGAACGATGTCTTCGAACGCATTGCTGCTGAGGCATCGAGACTGGCGCATTACAACAAACGTTCTACTATAACTTCTCGGGAAATCCAGACAGCAGTAAGACTTTTACTTCCTGGTGAATTGGCAAAGCACGCTGTCAGCGAAGGTACCAAAGCAGTTACCAAATACACCAGCTCCAAATAA
- the LOC144468676 gene encoding histone H2A-like — MSGRGKGGKVKSKGKSRSTRAGLQFPVGRIHRMLRKGHYAERVGAGAPVYLAAVIEYLAAEVLELTGNAARDNKKSRIVPRHVQLAIRNDEELNKLLSGVTITQGGVLPNIQVALLPKKTDKKA; from the coding sequence ATGTCTGGCCGTGGAAAAGGTGGCAAAGTAAAGTCGAAGGGAAAATCCCGTTCTACCAGAGCTGGATTGCAATTTCCGGTGGGTCGCATTCATCGAATGCTGAGAAAAGGTCATTATGCGGAACGTGTGGGTGCTGGAGCACCTGTTTATCTTGCCGCAGTCATAGAATATTTGGCTGCTGAAGTATTGGAATTGACCGGAAATGCAGCTCgggataataaaaaatccagGATTGTTCCACGACACGTACAGCTGGCAATCCGTAACGACgaagaattgaataaactaTTGTCTGGAGTTACTATTACTCAAGGAGGTGTACTTCCAAACATCCAAGTGGCTCTCTTACCCAAGAAGACCGATAAGAAAGCATAA
- the LOC144468540 gene encoding glycerate kinase isoform X2, which translates to MCYKLLHTFTQYSSIFFKPNLLSIVKFTSTNMSTDRKVLEESKSMLKDIYFAGVKAVSPKQLIIDKVKFKDGILQVYDQQIQLRENVYLVGFGKAVMGMSVVLEHMLGGCLKKGIVSIPSASTNEMWETKDKTYFPKLKTSVVEYCEGGMDNHPDQRSLNTTHDIIDLVESLTENDTLIVLISGGGSALLYMPRPIIDHDDKLLLCKNLQNAGADIKEVNTIRMKLSMVKGGGLARMTYPANIVTLILSDIVGDPIDLIASGPTVYNAKVPKQSIAILKKYKLFDKLEVDVKKAITSKESFKDKPLLTGKGKKKAFKHVINIILGNNQVAVEAAALEVQRKKLTPIILRTDVIGNVHDVSLAYVHVTSLICLVLEKKLERTEFFERVRDIPVLSLPTTKVDEIYNLIEDGCGEGIVLIGGGEPTVIVKGDGKGGRNQELALHFSLDWLAEIKSNPRFAEYDVIMLSAGTDGQDGPTDAAGAFGYPAIGPIIHDLHTKVKMFTSEMLVHLQMKKEAMKKKKDEEQKRLEKLEPEICKLHELSGFVIQKKDEPKPKEPQDIIKEEEIETEEVDEMEDVLPLIYQTMEVERMLPENALNQNNSYNLYSRFKKGSELFKTGFTGTNVMDLHFIYIKKRKCDCSIDSALSGKGKTENVLEDHDFHIDPSTIERYKFLHARRGFDWGSYLRTSSLVPREETDHPKLKIIDDNLTDPCCRKDRKFPLKYLLKDKNLPL; encoded by the exons ATGTGCTATAAATTGTTGCATACGTTCACACAATATAG ctctattttttttaaacctaACCTATTAAgcattgtaaaatttacaaGTACAAATATGTCTACGGATCGAAAAGTTTTGGAAGAATCTAAATCGATGTTGAAAGACATATATTTTGCTGGTGTCAAAGCAGTTTCTCCAAAGCAACTAATAATAGataaagttaaatttaaagatGGGATATTGCAAGTTTATGAccaacaaattcaattaagGGAGAATGTCTATTTAGTTGGTTTTGGCAAAGCTGTCATGGGTATGTCAGTAGTACTTGAACACATGCTCGGAGGTTGTTTGAAAAAGGGTATAGTCAGTATTCCTTCTGCATCAACAAATGAGATGTGGGAGACTAAAGACAAGACTTATTTtcctaaattaaaaacttctgTAGTAGAATATTGTGAAGGAGGCATGGATAATCATCCAGATCAGAGATCATTGAATACAACTCATGATATTATAGATTTGGTCGAATCATTAACTGAAAATGATACTTTAATTGTACTAATATCAGGAGGAGGTTctgcattattatatatgcCAAGACCAATAATTGATCATgacgataaattattgttatgtaaaaatcttcaaaatgcaGGTGCCGATATTAAAGAAGTTAACACGATAAGAATGAAATTATCCATGGTGAAGGGTGGTGGTTTAGCTAGAATGACTTACCCAGCTAATAttgttactttaatattatctgATATTGTAGGCGATCCTATTGATTTAATTGCCAGTGGCCCTACTGTATATAATGCTAAAGTTCCAAAGCAATCAATAGCTATCTTAAAAAAGTACAagttatttgataaattagaAGTAGATGTGAAGAAAGCCATAACATCTAAAGAATCCTTTAAGGATAAGCCATTATTAActggaaaaggaaaaaaaaaagcatttaaacatgtaattaacattattttgggAAATAATCAAGTAGCAGTCGAAGCAGCTGCTCTTGAAGTCCAACGTAAGAAGCTTACTCCAATAATATTGAGAACTGATGTTATTGGTAATGTTCATGATGTTAGTTTAGCATATGTTCATGTAACAAGTTTAATATGCCTAGTGttagaaaagaaattagaGAGAACAGAATTCTTTGAAAGAGTAAGAGACATTCCTGTGCTTTCATTACCTACCACTAAAGTGGatgaaatttacaatttgaTCGAAGATGGGTGTGGAGAAGGAATTGTATTGATTGGAGGAGGAGAGCCAACAGTAATAGTTAAAGGAGATGGAAAGGGTGGAAGAAATCAAGAATTAGCTTTACATTTCTCCTTAGATTGGTTagcagaaataaaaagtaatccaCGTTTCGCCGAATATGATGTCATAATGTTAAGTGCAGGCACAGATGGTCAAGATGGTCCAACTGATGCAGCAGGTGCATTTGGCTATCCTGCTATTGGACCAATAATTCATGATTTGCatacaaaagtaaaaatgtttacttcAGAGATGCTGGTGCATCTACAGATGAAGAAAGAAgctatgaaaaagaaaaaagatgaagaacagaaaagattagaaaaattagaacCAGAAATATGCAAGTTACATGAATTAAGTGGTTTTGTGATTCAAAAGAAAGATGAGCCAAAACCCAAAGAACCACAGGATATtataaaagaggaagaaattgAGACAGAGGAAGTAGATGAAATGGAAGACGTGCTTCCATTAATATATCAAACCATGGAAGTGGAGCGTATGCTTCCTGAAAACGCCTTAAATCAGAATAActcatataatttatattcacgATTCAAGAAAGGTTCagagttatttaaaactgGTTTTACCGGTACTAACGTCATGGACTTACACTTCATTTATATCAAAAAACGAAAATGCGATTGCAGTATAGATAGTGCTCTTTCTGGTAAAGGAAAAACTGAGAATGTTTTAGAGGACCATGATTTTCATATTGATCCTTCAACTATTGAAAGATACAAATTTCTACATGCCCGGAGGGGTTTTGATTGGGGTTCTTATTTGCGTACTTCATCACTTGTCCCTAGAGAAGAGACGGACCATcccaaattaaaaattattgatgaTAATCTGACAGACCCGTGTTGTCGCAAAGACAGAAAATTTCCACTGAAATATCTGTTAAAAGATAAGAATCTtccattataa
- the LOC144468540 gene encoding glycerate kinase isoform X1: protein MCYKLLHTFTQYSSSIFFKPNLLSIVKFTSTNMSTDRKVLEESKSMLKDIYFAGVKAVSPKQLIIDKVKFKDGILQVYDQQIQLRENVYLVGFGKAVMGMSVVLEHMLGGCLKKGIVSIPSASTNEMWETKDKTYFPKLKTSVVEYCEGGMDNHPDQRSLNTTHDIIDLVESLTENDTLIVLISGGGSALLYMPRPIIDHDDKLLLCKNLQNAGADIKEVNTIRMKLSMVKGGGLARMTYPANIVTLILSDIVGDPIDLIASGPTVYNAKVPKQSIAILKKYKLFDKLEVDVKKAITSKESFKDKPLLTGKGKKKAFKHVINIILGNNQVAVEAAALEVQRKKLTPIILRTDVIGNVHDVSLAYVHVTSLICLVLEKKLERTEFFERVRDIPVLSLPTTKVDEIYNLIEDGCGEGIVLIGGGEPTVIVKGDGKGGRNQELALHFSLDWLAEIKSNPRFAEYDVIMLSAGTDGQDGPTDAAGAFGYPAIGPIIHDLHTKVKMFTSEMLVHLQMKKEAMKKKKDEEQKRLEKLEPEICKLHELSGFVIQKKDEPKPKEPQDIIKEEEIETEEVDEMEDVLPLIYQTMEVERMLPENALNQNNSYNLYSRFKKGSELFKTGFTGTNVMDLHFIYIKKRKCDCSIDSALSGKGKTENVLEDHDFHIDPSTIERYKFLHARRGFDWGSYLRTSSLVPREETDHPKLKIIDDNLTDPCCRKDRKFPLKYLLKDKNLPL from the exons ATGTGCTATAAATTGTTGCATACGTTCACACAATATAG TagctctattttttttaaacctaACCTATTAAgcattgtaaaatttacaaGTACAAATATGTCTACGGATCGAAAAGTTTTGGAAGAATCTAAATCGATGTTGAAAGACATATATTTTGCTGGTGTCAAAGCAGTTTCTCCAAAGCAACTAATAATAGataaagttaaatttaaagatGGGATATTGCAAGTTTATGAccaacaaattcaattaagGGAGAATGTCTATTTAGTTGGTTTTGGCAAAGCTGTCATGGGTATGTCAGTAGTACTTGAACACATGCTCGGAGGTTGTTTGAAAAAGGGTATAGTCAGTATTCCTTCTGCATCAACAAATGAGATGTGGGAGACTAAAGACAAGACTTATTTtcctaaattaaaaacttctgTAGTAGAATATTGTGAAGGAGGCATGGATAATCATCCAGATCAGAGATCATTGAATACAACTCATGATATTATAGATTTGGTCGAATCATTAACTGAAAATGATACTTTAATTGTACTAATATCAGGAGGAGGTTctgcattattatatatgcCAAGACCAATAATTGATCATgacgataaattattgttatgtaaaaatcttcaaaatgcaGGTGCCGATATTAAAGAAGTTAACACGATAAGAATGAAATTATCCATGGTGAAGGGTGGTGGTTTAGCTAGAATGACTTACCCAGCTAATAttgttactttaatattatctgATATTGTAGGCGATCCTATTGATTTAATTGCCAGTGGCCCTACTGTATATAATGCTAAAGTTCCAAAGCAATCAATAGCTATCTTAAAAAAGTACAagttatttgataaattagaAGTAGATGTGAAGAAAGCCATAACATCTAAAGAATCCTTTAAGGATAAGCCATTATTAActggaaaaggaaaaaaaaaagcatttaaacatgtaattaacattattttgggAAATAATCAAGTAGCAGTCGAAGCAGCTGCTCTTGAAGTCCAACGTAAGAAGCTTACTCCAATAATATTGAGAACTGATGTTATTGGTAATGTTCATGATGTTAGTTTAGCATATGTTCATGTAACAAGTTTAATATGCCTAGTGttagaaaagaaattagaGAGAACAGAATTCTTTGAAAGAGTAAGAGACATTCCTGTGCTTTCATTACCTACCACTAAAGTGGatgaaatttacaatttgaTCGAAGATGGGTGTGGAGAAGGAATTGTATTGATTGGAGGAGGAGAGCCAACAGTAATAGTTAAAGGAGATGGAAAGGGTGGAAGAAATCAAGAATTAGCTTTACATTTCTCCTTAGATTGGTTagcagaaataaaaagtaatccaCGTTTCGCCGAATATGATGTCATAATGTTAAGTGCAGGCACAGATGGTCAAGATGGTCCAACTGATGCAGCAGGTGCATTTGGCTATCCTGCTATTGGACCAATAATTCATGATTTGCatacaaaagtaaaaatgtttacttcAGAGATGCTGGTGCATCTACAGATGAAGAAAGAAgctatgaaaaagaaaaaagatgaagaacagaaaagattagaaaaattagaacCAGAAATATGCAAGTTACATGAATTAAGTGGTTTTGTGATTCAAAAGAAAGATGAGCCAAAACCCAAAGAACCACAGGATATtataaaagaggaagaaattgAGACAGAGGAAGTAGATGAAATGGAAGACGTGCTTCCATTAATATATCAAACCATGGAAGTGGAGCGTATGCTTCCTGAAAACGCCTTAAATCAGAATAActcatataatttatattcacgATTCAAGAAAGGTTCagagttatttaaaactgGTTTTACCGGTACTAACGTCATGGACTTACACTTCATTTATATCAAAAAACGAAAATGCGATTGCAGTATAGATAGTGCTCTTTCTGGTAAAGGAAAAACTGAGAATGTTTTAGAGGACCATGATTTTCATATTGATCCTTCAACTATTGAAAGATACAAATTTCTACATGCCCGGAGGGGTTTTGATTGGGGTTCTTATTTGCGTACTTCATCACTTGTCCCTAGAGAAGAGACGGACCATcccaaattaaaaattattgatgaTAATCTGACAGACCCGTGTTGTCGCAAAGACAGAAAATTTCCACTGAAATATCTGTTAAAAGATAAGAATCTtccattataa
- the LOC144468539 gene encoding small G protein signaling modulator 3 homolog produces MWQSMDIAKSLFNVRDHEGYVGKEDHNKKLETAISEDEYEVEASGLCGEILSPAPGGPFSALTPSMWPQNILAKLNQPDDPNSQPEYRFDEFGFRVEEEDGPEQSSKKLLGIPFVEDPQHRLQWVALLEFSHNKEVTELSWQNLDRRLPRTDKLRDMVRHGVPHSLRPQIWMRMSGALQKKCSPEIMYKDIVKASSNDALMSNKQIEKDLLRIMPGNACFSHLHSTGIPRLRRVMRALAWLYPEIGYCQGTGTIAASLLLLLEEEDAFLMMVTIVEDLLPASYYSSTLLGIQADQRVLRTLVANYLPDIDHVLVQHDIELSLISLHWFLTLFASVVHMKILLRIWDMFLFDGSIVLFQVTLGMLKIKESELKQLENSAQIFNALSDIPGDIDDVEQLFNISLEVSGSLTDVLVETHRRRHLAYLMADQGGLVGNPDAVPNLPKQHLNRRQMKRNKSMLQTFLFGSYDTEDDAKSKNIRQTEILVDLREAVLQVARHFINVDPKLSNTVLIADYTMESHAKDHDNYVNVSRTRKRRAKALLDFERHDDDELGFRKNDIITILSQKDEHCWVGELNGLRGWFPAKFVELLDERSKQYTCAGDDAVSEAVTDLVRGTLCPAIKAVLEHGMRRPSFLGGPCHPWLFIEEASNREVEKDFNSVYSRLVLCKTYRLDEDGKVLTPEELLYRCVQSVNLTHDNAHAQMDVKLRSLICLGLNEQVLHLWLEVLCSCVEIVQKWYQPWSFINSPGWVQIKCELRILSQFAFNLNPDWELPAKKEQSQPLKDGVRDMLVKHHLFSWDL; encoded by the exons atgtGGCAGAGT ATGGATATTGCCAAATCATTATTTAACGTTCGTGATCATGAAGGTTATGTTGGGAAAGAAGATCATAac aaaaaattagaaactgCTATATCCGAAGATGAATATGAAGTGGAAGCCTCAGGTTTGTGTGGAGAAATTTTATCTCCGGCTCCTGGTGGTCCGTTTTCTGCTTTGACGCCATCCATGTGGCCTCAAAATATTTTAGCTAAATTGAATCAACCAGATGATCCGAATTCTCAACCAGAGTATag GTTTGATGAGTTTGGTTTTCGTGTTGAAGAAGAAGATGGACCAGAGCAGAGCTCAAAAAAGTTATTGGGTATTCCATTTGTTGAAGACCCACAACATAG attacAGTGGGTTGCTCTATTGGAATTTAGTCATAATAAAGAAGTAACAGAACTTTCATGGCAAAATTTAGATAGGAGATTACCTCGCACTGATAAATTACGTGATATGGTCCGTCATGGCGTCCCTCATTCACTCAGGCCCCAAATTTGGATGAGAATGTCAG gCGCACTtcaaaaaaaatgttctcctGAAATAATGTACAAAGATATTGTAAAAGCATCAAGCAATGACGCATTAATGAGTAACAAGCAAATAGAAAAAGATCTTCTTCGTATCATGCCTGGCAATGCATGTTTTAGCCATCTCCATAGTACTGGAATACCTCGCTTAAGAAGGGTTATGCGTGCACTTGCATGGTTGTATCCTGAGATTgg GTACTGCCAGGGTACAGGAACAATAGCAGCTTCTCTTTTATTACTcctagaagaagaagatgctTTTTTGATGATGGTGACTATAGTAGAAGATTTACTACCGGCATCCTATTATTCTTCAACATTATTAG GTATCCAGGCTGACCAAAGAGTACTTCGTACATTAGTAGCTAATTACCTTCCTGACATAGACCATGTCTTGGTTCAACATGACATAGAATTAAGTCTGATATCATTGCACTGGTTCCTGACTTTATTTGCTTCTGTTgtacatatgaaaatattattgcgcATATGGGATATGTTCCTTTTTGATGGATctatagttttatttcaagttACTCTTGgaatgttgaaaataaaag AATCTGAATTGAAGCAGTTGGAAAACTCTGCCCAAATATTTAATGCTCTCTCAGATATACCAGGGGATATTGATGAtgtagaacaattatttaat ATATCTTTAGAAGTAAGTGGATCTTTGACAGATGTTCTAGTCGAAACTCACAGACGCAGACATTTAGCATACTTAATGGCTGATCAGGGAGGATTAGTGGGTAATCCAGATGCAGTACCAAATTTACCAAAGCAACATCTTAATAG ACGtcaaatgaaaagaaataaatcgatgttacaaacatttttgtttggAAGTTACGATACTGAAGATGATGCAAAATCGAAAAACATTCGTCAAACAG aaatattggTGGATTTAAGGGAGGCTGTCCTACAGGTTGCTAGACACTTTATCAATGTTGATCCAAAATTAAGCAACACTGTACTTATTGCAGACTATACTATGGAAAGTCATGCAAAAGATCatgataattatgtaaatgtttCGCGTACCAGAAAAAGGAGAGCTAAGGCATTATTAG ATTTTGAAAGACACGATGATGACGAATTAGGTTTTcggaaaaatgatataataacgATTTTAAGTCAAAAAGACGAACATTGTTGGGTAGGGGAATTGAACGGATTGAGGGGTTGGTTCCCCGCAAAATTTGTAGAATTATTAGATGAAAGAAGTAAACAGTACACGTGCGCTGGAGATGATGCAGTTAGTGAAGCTGTTACTGATTTAGTTAGAGGAACTTTATGTCCTGCAATAAAAGCAGTATTGGAACATGGTATGCGTAGACCATCATTTCTAGGTGGTCCATGTCATCCATGGCTTTTTATAGAAGAAGCATCAAACAGAGAAGTTGAGAAAGATTTTAACTCTGTTTATAGTAGATTAGTACTTTGTAAAACATATAGATTGGATGAAGATGGTAAAGTTCTTACACCAGAAgag TTGTTGTATCGATGTGTACAATCAGTAAACTTAACACATGACAATGCACATGCGCAAATGGATGTAAAATTGCGATCCCTCATTTGTCTAGGATTGAACGAGCAAGTCTTGCATTTATGGCTCGAAGTTTTATGTTCCTGCGTAGAAATCGTACAAAAATG GTATCAACCATGGAGCTTTATAAATAGTCCTGGATGGgtacaaataaaatgtgaaTTGAGAATCTTAAGTCAATTTGCATTCAATTTAAATCCAGATTGGGAATTACCAGCTAAGAAAGAACAATCTCAACCATTAAAAGATGGTGTTCGTGACATGTTAGTTAAACATCATTTATTTAGTTGGGACCTTTAG